In Plasmodium gaboni strain SY75 chromosome 11, whole genome shotgun sequence, the following proteins share a genomic window:
- a CDS encoding 40S ribosomal protein S21, whose product MFNDQKVLVDIYIPRKCSATSRLIPAKEHGAVQINVGMVDANGVYNGKTETFAISGHVRQNGESDACLNRLMYEKKLLSFQN is encoded by the exons atgtttaaCGATCAAAAAGTTTTAGTCGATATTTATATACCCAGGAAATGTTCAGCTACATCACGACTTATTCCAGCCAAGGAACATGGAGCTGTACAAATAAACGTTGGAATG GTTGATGCTAATGGAGTTTACAATGGCAAAACTGAAACCTTTGCTATCTCTGGTCATGTCAGACAAAATGGAGAATCAGATGCTTGCTTAAATAGACTTATGTatgaaaagaaattattatccTTTCAAAACTAA